Proteins encoded in a region of the Planococcus citri chromosome 1, ihPlaCitr1.1, whole genome shotgun sequence genome:
- the LOC135845953 gene encoding serine/arginine repetitive matrix protein 1-like, which translates to MSSGEDRRRSSIHDEKAYYQNVHSSSRRRKEEHRSRSEIRRNDEIRRYAREIKNLKQKIERLEMNRSPNRSRRSQYSRRERRSPKHSSSRESSQSQNRDQFEASKSSNRSCGSQYSRKKTSVSKRTSTDRTRDRRRRSPSHPSSRSSSQSQDSSYSHEHREQFKTSKSLYRSCGSQYSRKETSVSKRTSTDPTYKRRTRSRSRSSSRESNQSQHRSHSHKPREQFEASKSLSRSCGSRYSRKETSVSKRKSPSPPAHRERPRIQSDKAASNSKSRHLESPGIVDKEQNRYESKARLDPGKLTADPDNKSSTSTKATPSKKPDQNERLESVDLQKFPYDEFEFIGDSLSHYLANAVRKTTAHVIKPYLKEQISLTDLYKSIKPVTFTKSKAIVSMAQFELNLTDTYYKTVQKKVKEVIDLLIGKGFDKIIILFPVIKPVVENQEPVSMSSYFMYRQAFELVCDYKRVALWWTPAALFLQLTKDERCPGKMTFDQDEDDNMIPIKCKFHHDKISGKFYPDRDRKHEVLVEIDKLYRSAYFSGKRPEMDFVEE; encoded by the coding sequence ATGTCGTCTGGCGAAGATCGCCGCCGTTCATCGATACATGATGAAAAAGCATATTATCAAAATGTCCATTCGTCTTCACGTCGTCGTAAGGAAGAGCACCGCTCGCGATCTGAGATCAGACGAAATGACGAAATTCGTCGTTACGCACGTGAGATTAAGAATCTCAAGCAGAAGATAGAACGATTGGAGATGAACAGGTCACCAAATCGGTCACGTCGCTCGCAGTATTCGCGACGAGAAAGAAGATCGCCAAAACATTCTTCATCTCGTGAGAGTAGCCAAAGCCAGAATAGAGACCAGTTCGAGGCGAGCAAGTCCTCAAATCGTTCTTGTGGTTCGCAATATTCACGAAAGAAGACGTCTGTCAGCAAAAGAACGAGTACAGACCGAACACGGGATCGCAGAAGGAGATCGCCAAGTCATCCTTCATCTCGAAGTAGTAGCCAAAGCCAGGATAGTTCCTATAGTCACGAACATAGAGAACAGTTCAAGACGAGCAAGTCCTTATATCGTTCTTGTGGTTCACAATATTCACGAAAGGAGACGTCTGTCAGCAAAAGAACGAGTACAGATCCAACATACAAACGTAGAACCAGATCGCGAAGTCGTTCTTCATCTCGAGAGAGTAACCAAAGCCAACATCGTTCCCATAGTCACAAACCTAGAGAACAGTTCGAGGCGAGCAAGTCCTTAAGTCGTTCTTGTGGTTCGCGATATTCACGAAAGGAGACGTCTGTCAGCAAAAGAAAATCTCCCTCTCCTCCTGCCCATAGGGAGAGACCCAGAATTCAATCTGACAAGGCGGCATCGAATTCCAAGTCCAGGCACCTGGAATCACCTGGAATCGTTGACAAAGAGCAGAATCGTTACGAATCCAAGGCCAGACTTGATCCAGGAAAACTAACCGCTGATCCTGACAACAAAAGTAGCACTTCCACAAAGGCCACCCCTTCCAAAAAACCAGACCAGAATGAGCGTCTGGAGTCTGTTGATCTGCAGAAATTCCCCTACGATGAATTCGAGTTCATTGGCGATTCGTTAAGCCACTATTTGGCCAATGCTGTACGGAAAACGACAGCACATGTGATAAAGCCTTACCTCAAGGAACAAATATCCCTCACAGATCTATACAAATCGATCAAACCAGTTACATTCACCAAAAGCAAAGCGATCGTTTCCATGGCTCAATTTGAGCTCAATTTAACCGATACGTACTACAAGACTGTACAGAAAAAGGTCAAGGAAGTGATCGACTTGCTGATTGGGAAAGGTTTTGATAAAATCATCATCCTGTTTCCAGTCATCAAACCTGTTGTCGAAAACCAAGAACCGGTGTCTATGAGCAGCTATTTTATGTACAGACAAGCTTTCGAGCTCGTCTGTGATTATAAACGAGTCGCCTTATGGTGGACCCCCGCAGCACTTTTTTTGCAGCTGACGAAAGATGAAAGATGCCCTGGAAAAATGACCTTTGATCAAGATGAAGATGACAATATGATTCCTATAAAATGCAAGTTTCATCACGATAAGATCAGCGGAAAATTCTACCCAGACCGTGACCGAAAACACGAAGTTCTCGTCGAAATTGATAAACTGTATCGTAGCGCGTATTTTTCGGGTAAACGGCCGGAAATGGATTTTGTAGAAGAATGA